From the Phyllobacterium sp. T1293 genome, the window AAGGCACCGTTGCCATAACGTCCATGAAGGACATCGATATCCGTATGGCAGAGACCGGATGCCATGACACGCACAAGGGCGTGCCCCGGCTCAAGCTCCGGTTCCCTGAGATCGGCCAATCCCGCGATGCCCAAGCCCGTGAAATGAATGGCTTTCATGGCAAACCCACTCTGTCATGTTGAAGTTTCAGATACTGGCGAATGGTCCGCGCATTGTCTGCGCGGACCATCATTATGAGGCTATTTGATATAACCGGCGCGCGTCATGATCTGTTCGACCTGCCGCTGCCCCGCGTCCAGAGCCTGATCGACGGTCTGCGTTCCGGCAAGCGCTGATGATATGAGCTGTCCGATGGTTGTGCCGAAAGCCTGAAACTCGGGGATGGCTACGAACTGGACACCCGTATAGGGCACGGGATCTTTTGTCGGCTTTGTCGGGTCAGCGGCCATGATGGATTTCAGAACTGTAGCGGCAAAAGGCGCCGCCTTCTGATACTCCGGATTATCGTAGGTGGATTTGCGTGTTCCCGGCGGAACGGCAACCCAGCCCTCACTGGCGGCAACCCGTTTGACATATTCCTTCGACGTCGCCCATTTGATGAAGGACTTTGCCGCATCCACCTTTTTCGAGGTGGCAGGAATGGCGAGGGTCCACGCCCATGACCAGCCCGCACCATTGGGCGAAACCTGAACCGGTGCCCGCGTGAATGCGACCTTATCGGCTACCTTGCTCTGCTTGGGATCATAAACACGGCCCGCAGCGGATGTTGCATCGATCCACATGGCGCAATGACCGGTGGCAAAGAGCGCCTGATTTTCATTGAAGCCGTTGGATGTGGCACCGGGTGGGCCATAATGCTGCATCAAATCGACATAGGTGGTAACTGCCTGTTTCCATGGTTCGGAATTGATCTGCGGCTTCCAATCCATGTCGAACCAGCGTCCACCATAGGTGTTGATCATGGTTCCAAGGAACGCCATGTTCTCACCCCAACCGGCCTTGCCACGCAGGCAAATACCATATTGCTCTTTCGACTTGTCGGTGAGTTTGGCGGCAAATTGCTTGATCTGGTCATAGGTGGGCTGGTCCGGCATGGTCAGACCAGCCGCATCGAAAAGATCCTTGCGATAAAGCGTAAAGGAACTCTCCGTGTAGAACGGAACCGCATAGAGTTTGCCGTCTACAGTCAGGCCTTTTTTGATCGGATCGAGTAGATCGGCGTAGTCATAATCGTCACCGAGATCATCCACCGCCGTGAGCCAACCTGATTTGCCCCAGATCGGCTCTTCATATCCACCGATGGTCAGAATATCGAACTGGCCGCTCTTGGTGGCAATATCTGTCGTCACACGCTGACGCAGCACGTTTTCTTCCAGAACCACCCAGTTGAGCTTATTGCCGGTTGCCTTCTCCCATTCGGGCGACAATTTCTGCATCACGATCATATCGGCATTGTTGACGGTCGCGATGGTCAATTCTTCTGCAAACGCAGTGCTGGCAAGAACGCCGGTGGCGGCGGTCATGAGCAGCAGATGCGTTGCCCTCCTCAAGGTAACGCTCATTCTTTTCCTCCTCCAAGGTTAAGCTCACGAACTTTACGCACGTAAACTTAAAATAAGTCATACCAAAATATTTGTAGGCATGTATACAAAAATCTGTATGGAATAATTCCACCGTCTCCAAAGCTTTTGGCATGGGCGACGGGCCTGCCGCACGCCGGTGATTGGGAGCATACTCCATCACGGACGCCATGAGAGTAAAAGTTGAGATGATCCAGAATTGGTATGGTTTAATTGAAAACTTGACGCATGTGATTAGCCCTGTAAATTTTTGATTGGCATGATTTGCTGCCGATACCAGAATACAATCGAAAAGGCCGACGGGATTGTCTCAGGACATTTTCTTCACAAACACGACGATGTCTCCTAGAACAAGCGAACCGGTCGTGAAAAGGGAATGCGCGCGGTGAAAAAGACGATCAAGACCATGGAAGATTTTTCCGCGTTTGTGGGCCTGTCCCGACCGACCGTGTCGAAATACTTCAACGACCCCAACTCCGTGCGTAAGAAAACCCGCGAAATCATTGAGGCCGCGGTCAAGCAATCGGGTTTCCGGCCAAATATTTTTGCGGTCAACCTCAATCGCCGCCGCACCAATATTCTCGGTATCATTATCCCGAATTCGACGGACCCATTCTATACCGCACTCACCCGCAGGATCGAAGGGATTGCCGAGCAGGC encodes:
- a CDS encoding ABC transporter substrate-binding protein, coding for MTAATGVLASTAFAEELTIATVNNADMIVMQKLSPEWEKATGNKLNWVVLEENVLRQRVTTDIATKSGQFDILTIGGYEEPIWGKSGWLTAVDDLGDDYDYADLLDPIKKGLTVDGKLYAVPFYTESSFTLYRKDLFDAAGLTMPDQPTYDQIKQFAAKLTDKSKEQYGICLRGKAGWGENMAFLGTMINTYGGRWFDMDWKPQINSEPWKQAVTTYVDLMQHYGPPGATSNGFNENQALFATGHCAMWIDATSAAGRVYDPKQSKVADKVAFTRAPVQVSPNGAGWSWAWTLAIPATSKKVDAAKSFIKWATSKEYVKRVAASEGWVAVPPGTRKSTYDNPEYQKAAPFAATVLKSIMAADPTKPTKDPVPYTGVQFVAIPEFQAFGTTIGQLISSALAGTQTVDQALDAGQRQVEQIMTRAGYIK